A window of the Capricornis sumatraensis isolate serow.1 chromosome 9, serow.2, whole genome shotgun sequence genome harbors these coding sequences:
- the ELANE gene encoding neutrophil elastase: MTQSCRRFSPALAPILLALLLGGPALASEIVGGRAARPHAWPFIASLQLRGGHFCGATLIAPNFVLSAAHCLNGVNFRSVRVVLGAHNLRRRERTRQMFRVQRVFENGFDPLSLQNDVVVLQLNRMATLNANVQVAQLPAQDQGVGEGVQCVAMGWGRLGTNRPPPQILQQLNVTVVTGLCRPTNVCTLVPRRRAGICFGDSGGPLVCNGLVHGIDSFIRGGCGSGVFPDSFASVAKFANWINSIIRRYSDDDGPSLHPRDPTGRTD; the protein is encoded by the exons ATGACCCAAAGCTGCAGACGCTtcagccctgccctggcccccatCCTGCTGGCCCTGCTGCTGGGGG GCCCCGCGCTGGCCTCGGAGATCGTGGGGGGCCGGGCGGCCCGGCCGCACGCCTGGCCCTTCATAGCTTCGCTGCAGCTGCGCGGAGGCCACTTCTGCGGCGCCACCCTCATCGCGCCCAACTTCGTGCTGTCGGCAGCGCATTGTCTGAACGGCGT GAACTTTCGATCGGTGCGCGTGGTGCTGGGGGCGCATAATCTGCGGCGGCGGGAGCGAACCCGGCAGATGTTCAGGGTCCAGAGGGTCTTTGAAAACGGCTTCGACCCCTTGAGCCTGCAGAACGACGTCGTGGTTCTCCAG CTCAACAGGATGGCCACCCTCAACGCCAATGTGCAGGTGGCCCAGTTGCCTGCCCAGGACCAGGGCGTGGGCGAAGGTGTGCAGTGCGTGGCCATGGGCTGGGGCCGGCTGGGCACGAACCGGCCACCGCCTCAAATCCTGCAGCAGCTCAACGTGACCGTGGTGACTGGTCTCTGCCGCCCCACCAACGTGTGCACCCTGGTGCCACGCCGGCGTGCTGGCATCTGCTTT GGGGACTCCGGCGGGCCCCTGGTCTGCAACGGGCTGGtccatgggattgattccttCATCCGTGGGGGTTGCGGCTCCGGGGTCTTCCCAGACTCCTTTGCCTCTGTTGCCAAGTTTGCCAACTGGATCAACTCTATCATCCGGCGCTACAGTGACGACGATGGCCCCTCTCTCCACCCCAGGGACCCCACGGGCAGGACTGACTAG
- the PRTN3 gene encoding LOW QUALITY PROTEIN: myeloblastin (The sequence of the model RefSeq protein was modified relative to this genomic sequence to represent the inferred CDS: inserted 1 base in 1 codon) — MPGSCRSPSPSLAPVLLAVLLGGAARAAEIVGGREAQPHSRPYMASLQLASGSHFCGGTLVHPSFVLTAAHRLNNLNPQRVRVVLGAHRLQTPEPTQQRFGISLLFENNYNPQEKLNDVLLLQLDQPATLNTHVTVAQLPQQAQPLPYGTQCLAMGWGRLGTLEPLPQVLQELSVTVVTFLCQPQNVCTYVPQRSTGICFGDSGGPLICDGVLHGVXSFVIRGCATGQYPDFFARVSLYVDWINSVLSSVGGKDSP; from the exons ATGCCCGGAAGCTGCAGATCCCCTAGCCCCTCCCTGGCCCCAGTGCTGCTGGCCGTGCTGCTGGGTG GAGCAGCCCGGGCCGCGGAGATCGTGGGCGGGAGGGAAGCCCAGCCCCACTCGCGCCCCTACATGGCGTCGCTGCAGCTGGCTTCCGGCAGCCACTTCTGCGGGGGGACCCTGGTGCACCCGAGCTTCGTACTGACCGCCGCTCACCGCCTGAACAACTT GAACCCACAGCGCGTGCGCGTGGTGCTGGGGGCCCACCGCCTGCAGACCCCCGAGCCCACCCAGCAGAGGTTCGGCATCAGTCTCCTGTTTGAGAACAACTACAACCCGCAGGAGAAGCTGAATGACGTGCTCCTGCTGCAG CTGGACCAGCCAGCCACCCTCAACACCCATGTAACGGTGGCTCAGCTCCCTCAGCAGGCCCAGCCACTGCCCTATGGCACCCAGTGCCTGGCCATGGGCTGGGGCCGCCTGGGCACCCTCGAGCCGCTGCCCCAGGTCCTACAGGAGCTCAGTGTCACCGTGGTCACCTTCCTGTGCCAGCCACAGAACGTGTGCACCTACGTGCCCCAACGCAGCACTGGCATCTGCTTC GGGGACTCCGGGGGCCCCTTAATCTGCGATGGGGTACTCCATGGCG GCTCCTTCGTGATCCGGGGATGTGCCACTGGCCAGTACCCCGATTTCTTTGCTCGTGTTTCCCTCTATGTGGACTGGATCAACTCCGTGCTGAGCAGCGTGGGGGGCAAGGACAGCCCCTGA
- the AZU1 gene encoding azurocidin, which yields MTALRLLAVLASLLATSRAGSAPLVDIVGGRKARPQELPFLASIQNQGRHFCGGALIHPKFVLTAASCFQSRNTGIATVVLGAYDLRRRERARQTFFIRSVSENGYDPQQKLNDVLLLQLDRQANLNSGVALVPLPEQNATVEAGTRCQVAGWGAQRHRGRLSRVPRVLNVTVTPANQCRPNNVCTGVLTRWGGICQGDGGTPLVCNGLAHGVASWSRGPCGRGTDFFARVALFRTWIDSVINQPA from the exons ATGACAGCACTCAGACTCCTGGCCGTGCTGGCCAGCCTGCTAGCAACCTCCAGGGCTG GCTCGGCCCCTCTGGTGGACATAGTGGGCGGCAGGAAGGCCCGGCCACAGGAGCTCCCGTTCCTGGCTTCCATCCAGAACCAAGGGAGGCACTTCTGTGGGGGCGCTCTGATCCACCCCAAGTTTGTCCTGACAGCAGCCAGCTGCTTCCAGAGCCG GAACACTGGGATTGCCACCGTGGTGCTGGGTGCCTATGACCTGAGGCGTCGGGAGCGGGCCCGGCAGACTTTCTTCATCAGGAGCGTCAGCGAGAATGGCTATGACCCCCAGCAGAAACTGAACGACGTGCTGCTGCTGCAG CTGGACCGTCAGGCCAACCTCAACAGCGGCGTGGCACTGGTACCTCTGCCAGAGCAGAATGCCACGGTGGAAGCCGGCACCAGGTGCCAGGTTGCAGGATGGGGCGCCCAACGGCATAGGGGGCGTCTCTCCCGAGTTCCAAGGGTCCTCAATGTTACCGTGACACCTGCAAACCAGTGTCGCCCCAACAACGTGTGCACTGGTGTCCTCACCCGATGGGGTGGCATCTGCCAG GGGGACGGCGGCACCCCTCTCGTCTGCAACGGCCTGGCACATGGCGTGGCCTCCTGGTCCCGGGGGCCCTGCGGTAGGGGAACCGACTTCTTCGCGCGTGTGGCCCTCTTCAGGACCTGGATTGACTCAGTTATAAACCAGCCGGCCTGA